In a single window of the Rhodoferax saidenbachensis genome:
- a CDS encoding efflux transporter outer membrane subunit → MSKHFSPSRPVARLATLSAALWLAGCSFIPTFSRPAAPVAESFPTVSAEATGNATRSAADIEWQTFFQDARLKRLIELALQNNRDMRVAVLNIEKNRASLQVARADQLPTLNAGFNGSRGPAASGAITSSYSAGFSVTAYELDFFGRVRALSQAAQAQLLATEEARKTVQISLVASVANTYLTLLADDELLRVTRETLKTRQDSMRLMQLKYDNEAASKLDLSTAQSLLEAAKVSLAQQTRQRAQDESSLVLLLGQPMPADLPAGLSLSEQGFLSDLPAGVPSELLVRRPDVRQAEQNLLALNANIGAARAAFFPRITLTASAGVASSDLDTLFNAGTPTAWTFVPQILMPIFDAGRNKANLETAKVNKEIAIAQYEKAIQTGFKEVADALAGRATLTDQLQAQAAQLAATQTTMQLTDLRFKAGAASSFDVLEAQRSLFTAQQAVVQVQALQLQNLVTLYKVMGGGWTEARTAEK, encoded by the coding sequence ATGAGTAAGCATTTCTCCCCCAGCCGCCCGGTGGCACGCCTGGCCACCCTGTCCGCTGCCTTGTGGCTAGCCGGTTGCAGCTTCATCCCCACCTTCAGCCGCCCTGCGGCGCCGGTGGCGGAGAGCTTCCCCACGGTATCTGCCGAGGCCACAGGCAACGCGACCCGCAGTGCCGCTGACATTGAATGGCAGACCTTTTTTCAAGATGCGCGCCTCAAGCGCTTGATTGAACTGGCCCTGCAAAACAACCGCGACATGCGCGTGGCAGTTCTCAACATTGAGAAAAACCGTGCCAGCCTGCAAGTGGCACGCGCTGACCAGTTGCCTACCTTGAACGCCGGCTTCAACGGCAGCCGCGGCCCGGCTGCCAGCGGTGCGATCACCAGCAGCTACAGCGCAGGCTTCAGCGTCACCGCCTACGAGCTGGACTTCTTTGGCCGCGTGCGCGCCCTGAGCCAGGCGGCCCAGGCCCAGCTGCTGGCGACTGAAGAAGCCCGCAAGACGGTGCAGATCAGCCTGGTGGCCTCGGTGGCCAACACCTACCTCACGTTGCTGGCGGATGACGAGCTGCTGCGGGTGACCCGCGAAACGCTGAAGACACGCCAGGACTCCATGCGCCTGATGCAGCTGAAGTACGACAACGAAGCCGCCTCCAAGCTGGACCTGAGCACCGCCCAGTCGCTGCTGGAAGCCGCCAAAGTGTCGCTGGCCCAGCAAACCCGACAGCGTGCCCAGGACGAAAGCTCTCTGGTCCTGCTATTGGGCCAGCCCATGCCGGCGGACCTGCCAGCCGGACTGAGCCTGTCGGAACAAGGCTTCCTGAGCGACCTGCCCGCTGGTGTGCCCTCAGAGCTGCTGGTGCGCCGCCCCGATGTGCGCCAGGCAGAGCAAAACCTGTTGGCGCTCAATGCCAACATTGGTGCGGCGCGAGCGGCCTTCTTCCCACGCATTACGCTCACCGCCAGTGCCGGCGTAGCCAGCAGTGATTTGGACACCTTGTTCAACGCCGGTACGCCGACTGCTTGGACCTTTGTACCCCAGATCCTGATGCCCATCTTTGATGCAGGCCGCAACAAAGCAAATCTGGAAACAGCCAAGGTCAATAAAGAGATTGCCATCGCCCAATACGAAAAAGCCATTCAAACCGGCTTCAAGGAAGTGGCCGATGCCTTGGCCGGACGCGCTACCCTGACCGATCAGTTGCAGGCCCAGGCCGCCCAACTGGCAGCCACCCAGACCACCATGCAATTGACCGACCTGCGCTTCAAAGCCGGTGCCGCCAGTTCGTTTGATGTGCTGGAGGCCCAGCGCTCCCTGTTCACTGCCCAACAGGCGGTGGTGCAAGTGCAGGCGCTGCAACTGCAAAACCTGGTCACCCTGTACAAGGTGATGGGCGGCGGCTGGACAGAGGCACGCACTGCGGAGAAATAG